In Gammaproteobacteria bacterium, one genomic interval encodes:
- the gspG gene encoding type II secretion system major pseudopilin GspG, translating into MVRNHLCKRAVSGFTLIEVMVVVVVLSILAAIVVPQVMDRPDEARIVKAKQDIRALESALNLYRLDNYVYPSTEQGIDALVTRPTTPPEPRNWKAGGYLDRMPTDPWGNPYQYLSPGQQGNFDLYSMGADGQLDGQGVNADVTNWNLE; encoded by the coding sequence ATGGTCAGAAATCATCTCTGTAAGCGGGCGGTAAGCGGATTCACCCTCATCGAGGTCATGGTGGTGGTGGTGGTGCTGTCAATTCTGGCGGCTATTGTTGTACCGCAGGTAATGGACCGTCCGGACGAGGCGCGCATCGTGAAGGCCAAGCAGGACATTCGCGCGCTGGAGAGCGCGCTGAACCTTTACCGGCTGGATAACTATGTTTACCCGTCAACCGAGCAGGGCATCGATGCGCTGGTAACGCGCCCAACCACGCCGCCCGAGCCACGCAACTGGAAGGCGGGCGGCTACCTCGACCGAATGCCGACGGACCCGTGGGGCAATCCGTATCAATACTTGAGTCCCGGCCAGCAGGGTAATTTCGACCTTTATTCCATGGGCGCGGATGGCCAGCTCGACGGCCAGGGCGTCAACGCCGACGTCACCAACTGGAACCTCGAATAG
- the gspH gene encoding type II secretion system minor pseudopilin GspH, which produces MRQAPRRRASGFTLIEILTVLVIIGIVVSMATLSLGNNAEGQVELEAERLRALIELAKEEALFDAQELGIAFWQNGYTFYRMEDQQWTPVEGDAELRPRTLPEGLSLSLELEGLEAELSAIDRQRKRPQVFIMSSGEVTPFRAELGTGETYVILKADALGNLAFAAPAI; this is translated from the coding sequence ATGCGCCAGGCACCACGCCGCCGCGCCTCAGGTTTTACGCTGATCGAAATTCTGACGGTGCTGGTCATCATCGGCATCGTCGTGAGCATGGCGACACTGTCGCTCGGCAATAACGCGGAGGGACAGGTGGAGCTTGAAGCCGAGCGGCTGCGCGCGCTCATCGAGCTGGCGAAAGAAGAAGCGCTGTTCGACGCGCAAGAACTGGGGATTGCGTTCTGGCAGAACGGATACACGTTCTACCGTATGGAAGACCAGCAATGGACGCCGGTCGAGGGCGACGCGGAGTTGCGCCCGCGGACCCTGCCGGAAGGACTCTCGTTATCCCTGGAACTGGAGGGGCTGGAGGCGGAGCTGTCCGCCATCGATCGGCAGCGGAAGCGCCCGCAGGTGTTTATCATGTCGAGCGGCGAGGTGACCCCGTTCCGCGCGGAGCTCGGCACCGGCGAAACCTATGTGATCCTGAAGGCCGACGCGCTGGGCAATCTGGCGTTCGCCGCGCCGGCGATATGA